Proteins encoded by one window of Cloeon dipterum chromosome 4, ieCloDipt1.1, whole genome shotgun sequence:
- the LOC135943801 gene encoding zinc finger protein PLAG1-like, whose amino-acid sequence MQSRRVKKGKSPIQKPLCRLCECPTSDGHVLASQVDRFKLRKWAMKVLNLTEEDENLPDVVEEDSLICYFCMWHAEFGDESGDEAVAWWPKNLDLEENARVLRENYSVGDAEQCWVQLEEIDFAKYEKKIPKKRKLVSGVCFYCGNSYNQLMEHVKLMHKEAIKCGIWGCATFFHTEEEKEQHMQQVSHEKRRKPCERKEIRCKFCDDVHLFASWKTWRCHMSQAHPEFSVACSHHGCKEIFKSKSELILHVNSWHKRHEQGLNQDVYQCKHCEFSTTIKYRLRQHVEAKHMPKIFKCDSCDAKFGSILLVKLHSNRYHKFEKCKTCSQDVFHRQKAFHRKASNVLRRYDIITCFNTGAARLVAAARAN is encoded by the exons ATGCAGTCGAGAAGAGTCAAAAAGGGAAAATCTCCcattcaaaagccgctgtgcagactgtgcgagtgtccgacgtcggacggccacgtcctcgcgtcgcaggtggacaggttcaagctgaggaaatgggccatgaAGGTCTtgaacctgacggaagaagacgaaaacttgccgGACGTGGTCGAAGAAGACtctttgatctgctatttttgcatgtGGCATGCCGA GTTTGGGGATGAGTCTGGTGACGAGGCTGTTGCTTGGTGgccaaaaaatcttgatttggagGAAAACGCTAGGGTGCTGCGGGAGAATTACTCAG TTGGAGATgcagagcagtgttgggttcAGTTGGAAGAGATTGATTTCGCCAAATACGAAAAGAAAATCcctaaaaaaaggaaattggtCAGTGGAGTGTGTTTTTACTGCGGCAACAGTTACAACCAACTGATGGAACACGTCAAACTgatgcacaaagaagccatcaaatgcgGAATCTGGGGCTGCGCCACATTTTTTCAcaccgaggaggaaaaagagcagcacatgcagcagGTTTCACACGAGAAACGAAGAAAACCATGCGAACGCAAGGAAATtcgttgcaaattttgtgacGACGTTCATTTATTTGCCTCATGGAAAACGTGGAGGTGCCACATGAGTCAAGCACATCCGGAATTTTCGGTGGCGTGCAGCCATCACGGCTGCAAGGAGATCTTCAAATCCAAGTCGGAATTGATTCTCCATGTCAACTCGTGGCACAAACGGCACGAACAAGGCTTAAATCAAGATGTTTACCAATGCAAGCATTGCGAGTTTTCCACCACGATTAAGTACAGGTTGAGACAACACGTAGAGGCGAAGCACATGCCAAAGATCTTCAAATGCGACAGTTGCGACGCCAAATTCGGCTCAATATTACTAGTGAAACTGCACTCTAACAGATATCACAAGTTCGAGAAGTGCAAAACTTGCAGCCAGGACGTTTTTCACAGACAGAAGGCGTTCCACAGAAAGGCATCG AATGTGCTCAGGAGATACGACATCATAACATGTTTCAACACCGGCGCGGCAAGACTTGTCGCTGCTGCAAGAGCAAACTGA